A single region of the Kwoniella botswanensis chromosome 1, complete sequence genome encodes:
- a CDS encoding lysophospholipase NTE1, with product MSTVPPPPDANGNPLIALAVAIIYAILYVLQGFRNLVGVLTIGLPSAIVRILHYSLTISLGFPHFLALFAALLLGLFFLVRYRYLTRYTKLKEPALPPPSPPSLTAELLPLDTPGIGINDKRSRSGSFHNYLDDFLSAIRIFGYLEKPVFHELSRHLQTRRLAAGDTLDIGGGDFWCVVEGKVQVFAPDSSPLSRSTPSSPDPYNLNTSSFNGYHLLNEVSTGGTLSSLFSILSLFTEDIKLSWTSPNENEDGEVLDDDDMIREPSLAPPGENRGKTRANSDVSQLDHEVLSKRVGSPENTSPTSGSHRPQHQRSSSLGTGSSMVHQDAENAGQHPSYSMPATVSPSPAGGRSQSSSLHPSPQIRPQPGAFPSTTTSLHDSPRPLRRVPRREDTGAAALKGTISRATVDSTLAVIPASAFRKLTRKFPKASGTVVQVVLERFSRVTFMTAHKYLGLTKEILRSESSLNSLVSHPLPRSFYTGGGMQALRNRFQPEAQAKDRSQKNFSSIGSSPSGRISSKDYFNYVPSSPTVKAPSLPSATPQQVPSTPSVKGGNLSVKGLQALSKIDAAVAVESPAENTPDSNTAIEPPSAGVFSPDSAARHGSEFVRRKSAFRKQVAAGDLAMGQGNVPDEKGGAYYRPGVQTPGLPRMDTWMGRFSGSSTDLAHHNGVAITPSSGDYGTPEDESFDLKEAVLMSIARSIGLAQPTESNIDSIGRNSFAPSVSAVSTPNSPMFPPNGRPGVKSPFGNVLDMMAASTHEGVIGGMLREAALKAKVNDDEASSISASMHDSQFGTAAGDKKVLKDLEGNVEILFFKKGSVLVKEGERSPGMYYVIDGFLETSLPVHQGGVETPRSSPSVNPTSASPPPSTFANVNGRPFGAALGLDTSHNNGYSSPFGSGKGEETLYTVKPGGIAGYLSSLCSTDSYVNITAKTDCFVGFLPHHTLEKIIERRPIVLLTLAKRLLSLLSPLVLHIDAGLDWQQLGAGQYEKGDKATDFYIVINGRLRSFHDKDGSMQVLREYGQNDSIGELDVITAVDRSDTVNAIRDSELVRIPAALFDAISIKHPATTVQFMRLIAGRVRKAMGEQMKIGHLPLNVPTTDVNLKTVCILGNNRNVPVAHFAGKLKTSLEELGASTSYLDQGTVMRHLGRHAFARIGKLKVAGWLADQEQHYRTVLYVADSPPASQWTLTCIRQADLVLVLAMGDDPSLGEYEKLLLATKTTARKELILLHDEKAVAPGSTRPWLVNRPWVHAHHHVELPGVVTPHKVTPTVHDAAAVAAFKHLRERVETRIRKYRGLRPFARPRRPSHMNDFARIARRLCGKQIGVVLGGGGARGISHIGMLQALEEFGIPIDAIGGCSIGSFVGGLYAKETDLLETTGRTKQFAGRMGSMLRILSDVTYPFVAYTTGHEFNRGIYKAFYNTHIEDMWIPFFANSTNITHSRMEIHRTGYAWRYVRASMTLAGLLPPLSDNGNLLVDGGYMDNTPIEPLRQNGIRDIIVVDVGSIDDTSPRNYGDSVSGWWIFINRFNPFYERKVLSMTEISSRLTYVSSVKTLEDVKNAPGCLYVAMPVQQFDTLGGFKRFSEVLHIGLQAGRETLKKWKDQGKLPTGLVDASRGSKVIQRGNRLRRMSI from the exons ATGTCTACAGTGCCCCCGCCGCCCGACGCCAATGGTAACCCTCTGATCGCTCTGGCCGTAGCGATAATCTATGCCATCTTATACGTCCTTCAAGGGTTTAGGAATTTGGTAGGGGTGTTGACTATTGGCCtaccaag CGCAATCGTCAGGATACTTCACTACAGTCTGACCATCTCACTCGGCTTTCCCCACTTCCTAGCGCTCTTCGCAGCATTACTATTAGGTCTATTCTTCTTAGTACGATATCGATACCTGACGCGATATACCAAACTCAAGGAGCctgctcttccacctccatcaccgCCTTCTCTCACTGCTGAACTCCTACCTCTAGATACTCCTGGAATAGGTATAAACGACAAAAGAAGTAGATCAGGATCTTTCCACAACTACCTGGATGATTTCCTCTCGGCAATTAGAATATTTGGATACCTCGAGAAACCTGTTTTCCACGAGTTGAGCAGACACCTGCAGACTCGACGATTGGCCGCTGGTGATACGCTGGATATAGGGGGTGGGGACTTTTGGTGTGTCGTTGAAGGAAAAGTCCAGGTC TTCGCCCCTGATTCGTCACCTCTCAGCAGATCTACTCCATCGTCACCCGACCCATATAATCTGAAtacatcatccttcaatGGATATCACCTATTGAATGAGGTATCCACTGGCGGTACGCTCTCGTCGCTATTTTCCATTTTATCCTTGTTCACCGAAGACATAAAGCTTTCGTGGACATCACCAAacgagaatgaagatggagaagtacTAGATGATGACGATATGATCAGAGAGCCTTCTCTAGCTCCTCCAGGAGAGAACAGAGGTAAAACCAGGGCAAACTCAGATGTCAGTCAGCTCGACCATGAAGTATTAAGTAAAAGAGTTGGAAGTCCGGAAAATACATCACCTACTAGCGGAAGTCATAGACCACAGCATCAGCGATCGTCTTCCCTAGGAACAGGCAGTAGTATGGTTCATCAGGATGCGGAAAATGCGGGACAACATCCTTCTTACTCCATGCCAGCAACCGTCTCTCCTTCGCCTGCGGGAGGCAGATCACAATCAAgctctcttcatccatcgcCTCAGATAAGACCGCAGCCTGGAGCGTTTCCTTCAACAACCACTTCTTTGCACGACTCACCTAGACCGCTTAGAAGAGTACCGAGACGCGAAGATACTGGCGCTGCTGCCTTAAAAGGAACTATCTCAAGAGCGACTGTGGATAGTACATTAGCTGTCATTCCTGCGTCGGCTTTCAGGAAACTTACCAGGAAGTTCCCAAAGGCAAGTGGCACAGTGGTTCAGGTAGTTTTGGAAAGGTTCAGTAGAGTAACATTTATGactg CCCACAAATATCTCGGATTGACCAAAGAAATCCTCCGATCTGAATCTTCCCTCAACTCCCTTGtttctcaccctcttcctaGATCGTTCTATACTGGAGGGGGCATGCAAGCTCTGCGAAATCGATTCCAGCCCGAGGCTCAAGCTAAGGACAGGAGTCAGAAGAACTTCTCGTCAATCGGTTCATCCCCTAGTGGTCGAATATCCAGTAAAGACTACTTCAATTATGTTCCATCTAGTCCTACGGTCAAAGCTCCATCGCTACCCTCGGCTACTCCACAACAAGTACCTTCCACTCCTTCAGTCAAAGGTGGTAATCTTTCCGTCAAAGGTTTACAAGCACTCAGCAAGATCGATGCGGCTGTCGCTGTAGAATCGCCAGCGGAGAACACGCCTGATAGCAATACCGCAATCGAGCCACCCTCAGCCGGTGTATTCAGTCCGGACTCGGCTGCAAGGCATGGAAGTGAATTCGTCAGACGCAAGTCTGCCTTCAGGAAGCAGGTGGCAGCTGGTGATTTAGCTATGGGTCAGGGGAATGTACCTGATGAGAAAGGAGGAGCGTACTACCGACCTGGCGTGCAGACACCGGGACTACCTAGAATGGATACTTGGATGGGAAGGTTTTCTGGATCTTCAACAGACTTAGCACATCATAACGGAGTGGCTATCACCCCTTCCTCTGGGGATTACGGTAcaccagaagatgaatcgTTTGATCTGAAAGAAGCTGTCTTAATGAGTATAGCAAGATCTATTGGACTAGCTCAACCTACTGAGAGCAATATCGATTCCATCGGAAGAAACTCCTTCGCACCATCGGTCTCGGCGGTATCAACCCCGAACTCGCCAATGTTCCCTCCTAATGGTAGACCAGGTGTCAAGTCGCCTTTCGGAAATGTACTGGATATGATGGCTGCCTCGACGCACGAGGGAGTGATAGGCGGAATGTTGAGAGaagcagctttgaaagcGAAAgtgaatgacgatgaagcGAGTAGCATTTCAGCTAGTATGCATGATTCTCAATTTGGGACTGCGGCCGGTGATAAGAAGGTATTGAAGGATCTGGAGGGCAATGTTGAAATCCTGTTCTTCAAGAAAGGGAGTGTGTTGGTCAAGGAGGGTGAAAGGAGTCCGGGGATGTACTATGTCATTGATGGATTCCTCGAG ACATCATTACCTGTACATCAAGGTGGAGTGGAAACTCCTCGGTCATCGCCTTCTGTAAATCCTACGAGTGCAAGTCCACCGCCATCGACATTTGCAAATGTCAACGGAAGACCGTTCGGTGCTGCCTTGGGACTGGACACAAGCCACAATAACGGTTATTCATCTCCTTTTGGTAGCGGAAAGGGCGAAGAGACTTTATACACCGTTAAG CCCGGTGGAATAGCTGGTTATCTTTCGTCCTTGTGCAGTACTGATTCTTATGTCAATATCAC CGCCAAGACGGACTGTTTTGTCGGTTTCCTGCCTCATCATACGCTGGAAAAGATCATCGAGAGGCGACCGATCGTATTGCTGACTCTTGCGAAGAGGTTGTTATCACTTTTGTCTCCCCTTG TCCTGCATATTGATGCTGGGTTGGATTGGCAGCAGCTTGGTGCTGGCCAG tatgagaaaggtgataaagCTACCGATTTCTACATCGTGATTA ACGGTCGACTTCGATCTTTCCACGATAAAGATGGCTCGATGCAAGTCCTTCGAGAATATGGTCAGAATGACTCTATCGGCGAGCTTGATGTGATCACAGCTGTCGACCGTTCCGATACTGTCAACGCTATACGAGATTCAGAATTGGTAAGAATACCGGCGGCGTTGTTCGATGCGATCAGTATCAAGCATCCTGCGACTACTGTGCAGTTTATGAGGCTGATAGCGGGACGAGTGAGGAAAGCTATGGGAgaacagatgaagatcgGTCATTTGCCTCTGAACGTCCCTACGACAGATGTTAACCTAA AGACCGTTTGTATACTTGGCAATAACAGGAATGTGCCTGTTGCTCATTTTGCAGGAAAGTTGAAAACTTCCTTGGAGGAATTAGGAGCTTCAACATCGTATCTTGACCAAGGTACTGTGATGCGCCATCTGGGCAGACACGCCTTTGCGAGAATTGG GAAACTCAAAGTCGCTGGTTGGCTTGCTGatcaagag CAACACTATCGAACGGTTCTATATGTCGCGGACTCTCCGCCTGCGAGTCAATGGACTTTGACTTGTATACGACAG GCCGATTTAGTGTTGGTGCTGGCAATGGGAGATGATCCCTCTTTGGGAGAATATG AGAAATTGCTCCTCGCGACTAAAACAACAGCTAGGAAAGAACTTATCCTGCTACATGATGAAAAGGCTGTCGCTCCGGGATCGACTCGCCCTTGGCTGGTT AACCGTCCTTGGGTACATGCCCATCATCACGTCGAGTTACCAGGTGTAGTCACCCCGCACAAAGTTACTCCGACTGTACACGACGCGGCAGCCGTAGCGGCATTCAAGCATTTACGAGAAAGAGTTGAAACTAGAATCCGAAAATATAGGGGTTTAAGACCATTTGCCAGACCTCGTCGTCCTTCACATATGAACGATTTCGCTAGGATAGCCCGGAGATTATGTGGTAAACAGATTGGAGTGGTAttaggtggaggtggtgcgAGGGGTATATCGCATATAGGGATGTTACAGGCATTGGAAGAATTTGGAATACCCATTGATGCGATTGGAGGATGTTCGATTGGAAGCTTCGTTGGAGGATTATATGCCAAAGAAACGGATCTTCTGGAAACGACGGGCAGGACGAAACAGTTTGCGGGTAGGATGGGATCGATGTTGAGGATTTTGAGCGATGTGACGTATCCTTTTGTGGCTTATACGACTGGACATGAGTTTA ACCGAGGTATTT ACAAGGCATTCTATAATACACATATCGAAG ATATGTGGATACCATTCTTCGCCAATTCGACAAATATCACTCATTCCAGGATGGAAATACATCGAACAGGTTATGCTTG GCGGTACGTGAGAGCCTCGATGACTTTGGCAGGTTTGCTACCTCCGCTGTCTGATAACGGCAATT TACTCGTCGACGGAGGGTATATGGATAATACACCCATCGAACCTTTACGACAGAACGGTATAAGGGATATCATAGTGGTAGATGTAGGAAGTATAGATGATACCAGTCCTAGGAATTATGGAGATTCAGTATCGGGTTGGTGGATATTTATTAATAG ATTCAATCCATTCTACGAGAGGAAGGTATTATCGATGACTGAGATATCTTCGAGATTGACCTA CGTGTCGAGTGTGAAAACGCTAGAAGACGTCAAGAATGCTCCGGGGTGTTTATACGTTGCTATGCCTGTACAG CAATTCGACACATTGGGCGGTTTCAAACGATTCTCCGAAGTACTTCATATAGGTTTACAAGCAGGTAGAGAGACATTAaagaaatggaaagatcaaggCAAACTACCTACCGGTCTGGTGGATGCTTCGAGAGGTTCAAAAGTGATCCAAAGAGGTAATAGATTAAG ACGTATGTCCATATAA